The DNA region ATCCGGTAAAAGGAAATTGGTTGTGGAAGACACCGTTCGCTGGATAGTCGGGACTGACACCGGCGTTTATGTCCGTCCCAACGATTCCGGGAGTGCAATACGGAATGCTAGGTTGCGGGACGGCGATGTCTTCGAAACCGCAGTTGACCACATAGCTCGATCCCGCGTCGCCTTCATCCGTCGCGTTGATGTCGCTAGGACATTGCACAACCTTCAACGTCACATTGCGCGGTGGCGCGCCTCGCAGGCCGCCAAGCACCGCGTCGGTGCCACGCTGACCATACTGTTCTGCCAGGTCATTGCGATCCAAGTAAGTCAGCAACGGAAAGACCCAGCCGGTCGGCGATGCGATCGGATCGGAGAGCGCCGAACCCGTCTGTGCCCAAGTGCTCGGGTCGACTTGATTCGTGCGCTGGGCTTGCGTGTTGATGTAACCAGGGTAGTTGCCCTGCCGCGCGTCGTAGCTGATCAGCGCCTTCCCTAAGTTCGTCATGTTGCTCAAGCAGTTGGCGCTGCGGGCCGTTTCGCGGGCGGCGTTGACGGCCGGCAGCAGCAGGGCCACGAGCATGCCGATGATGCTGATCACCACCAGCAGCTCGACGAGCGTGAACCCGCGGCTCGATCGTTTCGAGTACCTGTTCCGACTTTGCATGTGTTCAA from Pirellulales bacterium includes:
- a CDS encoding DUF1559 domain-containing protein codes for the protein MVISIIGMLVALLLPAVNAARETARSANCLSNMTNLGKALISYDARQGNYPGYINTQAQRTNQVDPSTWAQTGSALSDPIASPTGWVFPLLTYLDRNDLAEQYGQRGTDAVLGGLRGAPPRNVTLKVVQCPSDINATDEGDAGSSYVVNCGFEDIAVPQPSIPYCTPGIVGTDINAGVSPDYPANGVFHNQFPFTGLDYSFYSDGSGTDNSPLNANSFKIVKVSSSTILSGDGTTNTMILSENVDGGEWTDILEQDVGFVSCPAGGTSSTPYTALKAGDAGATLYGSLVSPARTVQKIYWINEKAGQSGTVSDAAERYRFSRPSSYHANGVNVFFAGGNGRFLADTIDPAVYAQLMSVHGTKMVVPSKTGPVQFTSDWNIFAKPLSEGSF